CAAAATAGTCTGCGTTTAGAAGTGCTTGGAAGAAGGTTAAGTGTAAAGGTGCTTCATTAGGTCTTGGGATGTCCGTAGAGGCTTTTAATACTCCAACGAGGAGCATGCCAAGAAAAATCGAGAGCGTAAAGTTCAAAGTTTCAAGACTAAGTTTTCTCTCTTTCTTGAAATCCCAAATTAGAAAGAGCAAGATGTAAAGTACAAAAGCTCCGAAGCTTGCCGACTGTGTTATTATATTGACCCAAGAAGAGTTTATGAGAGGTGTGTGAGCATATACATAGGCATTAATTCCATTAAATAAGCCGAGGTATTCGATAATTATTATGCTTACCAATGTGAGCGTTAAAAGTGCAAACGGCCAAGATTTTAACTTATCCATGCCTTTTACTCTCCTTCACAGCCACTGCAATGAAGAATAGGGAGATTATAAGGAACTCCAGCAAGTTTACCATCAAGTCAATGGTTCCTCCTTCTATTTCTGGAAAGACTATGTCAATCTGCTCAACAAACTCCTTCAGCGCATAAAGTAGAAACGCTAATGAAACTATCAGGAACTTTCTAAGCTTCGTTCTCTGATATGCAATAATTGCCGCTCCTGTTAATAGGAGAGAGAACATAACAATCCCAAGGCTTAAAATTTGCTCCATATCCAGCATCATCAATCACCTCTCAAAGTCCATGAATAAATCAACAATTCTATCCGCCCACTTGGCAAGTAAACTCGGATGATAGTTCATGATCATTTTAAGGAAGAGCTCCTCATTTCCTGTGAAATAATATTTTACAAACTTTCCATCTCTCTTATTTTCAACCAGCCCTAATTCATTGAGTCTCGTCATGTAGTAATTAATAGTAGGTGGGGTAAGTCCCGTTTTATCGCACAGCTCCATTTGAGTAATTCCTGGGTTTGCAATCAGAGCCATTATTATCTCCCTCACGTTTTCACTTGAAAGCAATGCCAATATTTCCTTTTCTCTCTCACTAAAAATGCTTGCGGGAAAGTAGTGCCTTTTTAAGCCACTTCGTTTTGATACAATCAACCCAAGTTTTTCAAGTTTGTGGATGTGATACTGGAGAACTCCGGGAGCTAGTTCCATTCTCCGGGATATCTCGTTAAAGCTCAGACCGGGATTTTCTCTGATGAATTCGAGCACTTGCTGCGTCCGCTCATTAAGCTTTTTGTCATTCATGGCTATCTTTAATCATTTGTGCTCCAAGAGTTAATTAATGTTTTGTGGTTCAGTTTTAAAAATGTCTTCGTGCTTTAATTGGTTATTAATCCCTTAATCAACCCGATATTTCGAAAATTGAACTAACAATTCAAGAAATAAACCAGAACAGTTTTATATAAGGTCTAAGTATCTAACATTAGAAAGCTGAATGGAGGTGAAAAATGTGAAATGGAAATTCAATATCGGCCTTAAAGTCGTTGCAGTAATTGTAGCATTGATAGTTACAGTAGGAGTTGGTGCCTTTGCAGTAGCGGCTTCAGACAATACGTCCAACAGCACTAGCGATACGAATTCCCCAACTTATGTCGGAAGCATATCAGTACCTCAAGACGTGGAAAATGAAAAAGAAGATCAAGAAGCAAAGACACTTCAGGATCTGGCAAAAATAACCGTGGAACAAGCTAAGGATTCTGCTCTTTCAGTTGTCAATGGAACGATAAATAAAGTGGAACTTGGCAACGAGAACGGCTATTTGGTGTATTCCGTCGAGGTCAAGACTGCGGATGGAGTCATCAAAGACGTGAAAGTCGATGCAGGAAACGGTAAAGTACTTCAAATTGACACCGACAATGAAATGAATGGAATGGAAAAAGAAAACGAAAAAGAAAAAGAACAAGCTGGGGAAAAAGAAGACGATGAATCCTCTGCTGATAACGACAATATTCAAGAAGAATCAGAACAAGAAGAAGGTTAAGCTTTCTCTTTAATTTTCCACACCTCTTTAATATTTGA
The genomic region above belongs to Thermococcus stetteri and contains:
- a CDS encoding PepSY domain-containing protein, producing MKWKFNIGLKVVAVIVALIVTVGVGAFAVAASDNTSNSTSDTNSPTYVGSISVPQDVENEKEDQEAKTLQDLAKITVEQAKDSALSVVNGTINKVELGNENGYLVYSVEVKTADGVIKDVKVDAGNGKVLQIDTDNEMNGMEKENEKEKEQAGEKEDDESSADNDNIQEESEQEEG
- a CDS encoding phosphatase PAP2 family protein, whose protein sequence is MDKLKSWPFALLTLTLVSIIIIEYLGLFNGINAYVYAHTPLINSSWVNIITQSASFGAFVLYILLFLIWDFKKERKLSLETLNFTLSIFLGMLLVGVLKASTDIPRPNEAPLHLTFFQALLNADYFAFPSGHTTRASILAYFLGGRYPKYRIALWGYALLIALSRLLLRVHWFSDVLFALFLGIWVSIIVESTAKLWLLVYNSLIEKLKLEVFRVE
- a CDS encoding winged helix-turn-helix transcriptional regulator, with the protein product MNDKKLNERTQQVLEFIRENPGLSFNEISRRMELAPGVLQYHIHKLEKLGLIVSKRSGLKRHYFPASIFSEREKEILALLSSENVREIIMALIANPGITQMELCDKTGLTPPTINYYMTRLNELGLVENKRDGKFVKYYFTGNEELFLKMIMNYHPSLLAKWADRIVDLFMDFER